A genomic window from Pseudoalteromonas piratica includes:
- a CDS encoding ExeA family protein: MYLDYFGLTDQPFSIAPNPDYLFLSERHKEALAHLTYGLGDAGGFVLLTGEVGTGKTTVTRCMLESLGDDTQVAFVLNPSLSELELLASICDELRIRYKKSDATLKNLTDKIKNRLLKNHSQNKRTMLIIDEAQHLSGAVLEQLRLLTNLETNQRKLLQIILVGQPELQTLLKRNDLRQLAQRITARYHLMPLNESEVFAYIKHRLHVAGCDQMLFENTAIKRIHQLTGGIPRLINLLCERSLMGAFANSRNLVNKTMIASAATEILPLEANATSTNNAHYTMWMYACFAILALFIGIGLSFIL, translated from the coding sequence GTGTATTTAGACTATTTTGGTTTAACAGATCAGCCGTTCTCTATTGCTCCAAATCCAGATTATTTATTTCTTAGTGAGCGTCATAAAGAAGCACTTGCGCATTTGACCTATGGTTTAGGTGATGCTGGGGGCTTTGTACTTCTCACGGGGGAAGTGGGGACAGGGAAAACGACCGTGACTCGCTGTATGCTGGAAAGTTTAGGTGACGATACGCAAGTAGCATTTGTACTTAATCCATCATTGTCAGAACTGGAGTTATTAGCCAGCATTTGTGATGAACTGCGTATTCGTTACAAAAAATCCGATGCCACACTGAAAAACTTAACGGATAAAATTAAAAATCGCCTGCTTAAGAATCACAGTCAAAATAAACGCACTATGTTGATTATTGACGAAGCACAGCATTTAAGTGGCGCTGTACTTGAGCAGTTGCGCTTGTTAACCAACTTAGAAACCAATCAACGCAAGCTTTTGCAAATTATTTTAGTCGGTCAGCCTGAATTACAAACGCTTTTAAAGCGAAATGATTTAAGGCAATTAGCACAACGCATTACAGCGCGCTATCACTTAATGCCACTCAACGAATCAGAGGTGTTTGCCTACATTAAGCACCGTTTGCATGTGGCTGGTTGTGATCAGATGTTATTCGAAAATACGGCGATAAAACGTATCCACCAACTTACTGGTGGTATCCCGCGACTAATCAATTTACTATGTGAGCGTTCTTTGATGGGCGCTTTCGCAAATAGTCGCAATTTGGTCAATAAAACCATGATTGCGAGTGCTGCAACAGAAATTTTACCGTTAGAAGCAAATGCAACATCAACAAACAATGCCCATTATACAATGTGGATGTATGCTTGCTTTGCAATTTTAGCCTTGTTTATCGGCATTGGTTTGTCATTTATTTTATAA
- a CDS encoding general secretion pathway protein GspB: MSYILDALKQNESASKGAITMQGDYQQEYVLNQKLRFYRNLALFLGVLLALTVGFFIGKGLQPEKQENIAQEQVVPATDNQSVKQAVPQTVVANQTHPQIQYQLVPVPVYTQPVSSIPAQPNVTIQQSDTNNPPQPVAEVATESDEVDLSDYKVVGYQNNQREETNALIDAFSEAFEKAQNEPLEQDVITASSSSAKVPPIENLPEAFRVRIPAMRYQAHVFASEPSRSWIKINDRELKVGDNINGVYIIEIAAEQTLMQFEGVEFSLASMEDWQF; encoded by the coding sequence ATGTCTTATATTCTCGATGCGTTAAAGCAAAACGAATCTGCAAGTAAAGGTGCGATCACGATGCAAGGTGATTACCAACAAGAGTATGTACTAAACCAGAAACTACGTTTTTATCGTAACTTAGCGCTGTTTCTGGGCGTTTTATTAGCGCTTACAGTTGGCTTCTTTATTGGCAAAGGCCTGCAACCTGAAAAACAAGAAAATATAGCTCAAGAACAAGTTGTGCCAGCAACTGATAATCAGTCTGTGAAGCAAGCCGTCCCTCAAACTGTTGTTGCAAACCAAACACACCCGCAAATTCAGTATCAGTTGGTTCCTGTTCCTGTCTATACGCAGCCAGTTTCGTCAATTCCTGCTCAACCAAATGTAACTATTCAACAGTCAGATACTAATAACCCACCTCAACCTGTAGCCGAGGTGGCTACTGAAAGTGATGAAGTCGATTTATCAGACTATAAAGTCGTTGGCTATCAGAACAATCAAAGAGAAGAGACCAATGCCCTCATTGATGCGTTTAGTGAAGCATTCGAAAAAGCGCAAAATGAGCCCCTTGAGCAAGATGTGATTACTGCTTCCTCTTCTTCAGCGAAAGTGCCCCCCATTGAAAATTTACCTGAGGCGTTTCGTGTACGTATTCCTGCAATGCGCTATCAAGCGCATGTTTTCGCTTCAGAGCCAAGCCGTAGCTGGATTAAAATTAATGATCGCGAACTGAAAGTAGGCGACAACATCAATGGCGTATACATTATTGAAATTGCCGCAGAACAAACATTAATGCAGTTTGAAGGGGTGGAGTTTAGTTTAGCTTCAATGGAAGACTGGCAGTTCTAA
- a CDS encoding HD-GYP domain-containing protein produces MTPDKNGKIRVPITKLEVGDFVEEVTKQLGDVKVVQTGIVRNYFALQALKKKGVIEVLVDTNRSNKSITIEQVSHSKSVKLERLIEASLHWQDRAHILLEETLSRAKSHLPIDLFSLEKLVIDALELTKQNKDALALIVRCKMANNLLISHLVRVALSLAQFCHTQQYQAQASQNLVLSGLLSRLGYQLLPDNLRLPNEKLAAILQQKKQHHITLLLKLLDLSGQPSPQVLRLLTEQNELLDGSGYPNQLDIDKLNSAQRILSIAIAFDGLMFGFDHSKSIGSTAAFRELMEHSPSHYDPDLLQAFIQAIGLYPAGTLVKLASGRIAMVIENQSQLTKPRVKVFYNGDFNHHIAVRIINLAESDDSIEGSAKAQRYDLDIADLVTEDGI; encoded by the coding sequence ATGACTCCAGATAAAAACGGTAAAATACGTGTTCCTATAACCAAGCTTGAGGTGGGTGATTTTGTTGAAGAAGTCACAAAACAGCTTGGCGATGTCAAAGTTGTGCAAACTGGTATTGTTCGAAATTACTTTGCGCTGCAAGCGCTCAAGAAAAAAGGGGTGATTGAAGTTCTTGTCGATACAAACCGTTCAAACAAATCAATCACAATCGAACAGGTATCGCACAGTAAAAGCGTAAAATTAGAACGCCTTATTGAAGCATCATTACACTGGCAAGATAGAGCCCATATTTTGCTTGAAGAAACGCTCTCTCGTGCTAAATCTCATTTACCAATTGACCTTTTTAGCCTTGAAAAGCTCGTTATTGATGCACTTGAGTTAACTAAACAAAATAAAGATGCATTAGCTCTGATTGTAAGGTGTAAAATGGCGAACAATTTGCTTATTAGCCATTTAGTAAGAGTAGCGCTGAGCCTAGCGCAATTTTGCCACACACAGCAATACCAAGCGCAAGCGAGCCAAAATTTAGTACTCTCAGGGTTATTATCCCGATTAGGCTACCAATTACTGCCTGATAATCTACGCTTACCGAATGAAAAGTTAGCCGCTATATTACAACAAAAAAAGCAGCACCATATCACTCTGCTTCTAAAACTATTGGATTTAAGTGGCCAACCCAGTCCACAAGTTTTACGTTTACTAACTGAGCAAAATGAATTGCTCGATGGTTCTGGTTATCCAAATCAATTAGACATTGATAAGCTTAACTCTGCACAACGTATTTTAAGTATTGCTATTGCTTTTGATGGCTTAATGTTTGGCTTTGATCATAGCAAATCCATTGGCAGTACCGCGGCATTTCGCGAATTAATGGAACACTCACCATCACATTATGACCCTGATCTGTTACAGGCATTTATACAGGCTATTGGGCTTTACCCAGCAGGCACCTTAGTAAAGCTTGCGTCTGGACGCATCGCTATGGTCATTGAAAATCAATCTCAACTCACAAAACCACGTGTTAAAGTATTTTATAACGGAGACTTTAATCACCACATAGCCGTACGAATTATTAATCTAGCAGAGTCCGACGACAGTATCGAAGGCAGTGCCAAAGCACAGCGCTACGATCTCGATATCGCAGATTTAGTCACAGAGGACGGCATTTAG
- a CDS encoding HD-GYP domain-containing protein translates to MLKTILISDLKPGMYVQGVVKQQGSVKVKSEGWVRTQAAINKLATSGILEVSIDPDKFIDVNPDKKNDSDKKESEAPKFDPTKATASFSSEATKAKKLYSEAKQLQSKAFDDIRAGRKIDVDPFKQVANGFIDSVFRNQDALACMTRIRDKDAYLLEHSINVSVLMSIFAKHMGFEREVIEELATGALLHDIGKVKVPDQILNKPGKLTDAEFDEIKRHALYSKEILEESGLSDIAVQVAGFHHERLDGKGYPFGLKGDEINQYIRMISIVDVYDALTAKRVYKDGMNPIQAFKILRSDCPNSFDSDLVARFIQCIGIHPVGTLVKLKSQKLGIVSQSNFEQPLQPMVKVFYSAKHQHYTEVQDLNLASKRVDDELESSIKPEDFGIDLMKFFRNAFFD, encoded by the coding sequence ATGTTAAAAACCATTTTAATATCTGACCTTAAACCCGGCATGTATGTGCAAGGGGTTGTAAAACAACAAGGTAGTGTAAAAGTAAAGTCAGAAGGCTGGGTAAGGACACAAGCTGCCATCAATAAATTAGCTACCTCTGGCATTTTAGAAGTATCTATTGATCCAGATAAGTTTATTGATGTGAATCCAGATAAAAAGAATGATTCCGACAAGAAAGAAAGCGAAGCGCCAAAGTTTGATCCTACCAAAGCGACCGCGAGTTTTTCCAGCGAAGCAACAAAAGCTAAAAAGCTTTACAGCGAAGCAAAGCAATTACAATCAAAAGCATTTGACGATATTCGCGCAGGTCGAAAAATTGACGTTGACCCTTTTAAACAAGTTGCTAACGGCTTTATCGACTCGGTTTTTCGTAACCAGGACGCCCTCGCATGCATGACTCGCATCCGCGACAAAGACGCCTATTTACTCGAGCATTCTATTAATGTTTCTGTGCTAATGAGTATCTTTGCCAAACATATGGGATTTGAGCGCGAAGTTATTGAAGAATTAGCAACCGGTGCATTGTTACATGATATTGGCAAAGTCAAAGTGCCCGATCAAATCCTCAATAAGCCAGGTAAACTTACGGATGCTGAATTTGACGAAATTAAACGTCATGCACTTTACAGCAAAGAAATACTAGAAGAGTCAGGACTCAGTGACATCGCCGTTCAAGTGGCCGGTTTTCATCATGAACGCTTAGATGGCAAAGGCTATCCATTTGGATTAAAAGGGGATGAAATCAATCAGTACATCCGTATGATATCCATCGTTGATGTGTATGATGCCCTAACCGCTAAACGCGTTTATAAAGATGGGATGAACCCAATTCAAGCATTTAAAATTTTACGCAGTGATTGCCCCAATAGTTTTGATAGTGATTTAGTGGCGCGATTTATTCAATGTATTGGTATTCACCCTGTTGGCACACTCGTTAAATTAAAAAGCCAAAAGTTAGGCATAGTGTCACAAAGTAATTTTGAACAACCTTTACAGCCAATGGTGAAAGTATTTTACAGCGCAAAACATCAACACTACACCGAAGTTCAGGATTTAAATTTAGCCAGTAAACGTGTTGACGATGAACTTGAGTCGTCAATAAAACCTGAAGACTTTGGCATTGATTTGATGAAATTTTTCCGCAATGCATTTTTTGACTAA